Sequence from the Colletotrichum higginsianum IMI 349063 chromosome 6, whole genome shotgun sequence genome:
CGCCGCCAGTGTCCATGACGTCGTTTTGACCTTTGAGCATGACGCCCGCCTCCCGTCATTAGACTCGACCTTTTTCTGGCCGCCCGCCAAAACCGTGTTTGCGACCCAAGCAATTGACTCTTTGTTTACGTGATGGCTGAGGAGCCGTCGCTTTCCATTATAAGGATGGCTGTTCCTGGTTGGACTTCTTCCCCTGGTTCATTGAAGGAAATAACACTACCGAATTCAAATCACATACAATCGGATTAATTAATAGTGGTAtcaaaacacacacacacacacacacatacacatacatacacatCCATCACAATGGCAACACAAGCAGCCTACGCGGCCGAACAGGTCATCGGCCACcaggacgacgccgtcacggcgCAGGACGTCACCAACTACAGCGGCGACAAGGGCGGCTCGAATGAGCTCATGAAGGCGCTCGTGTGGCAGGGCAAGAACAAAGTCGAGATCGGTCAGTGAACTCAACCCGTTCGTTCTCGTTGCTCTTGCGGCAATCCTTACTAACTGAGCAACCCCAAGTCACCGTCCCCAGAcccaagatcctcgaggaGAACGATGTTATCCTCAAGGTCACCGGCAGCACCCTCTGCGGCAGCGACCTTCACCTGCTCCACGGCTCCGTCGTGCAGATGAACAAGGGCGACATCCTCGGCCACGAGTTctgcggcgtcgtcgacgaggtcggctCCAACGTCAAGAAGGTCAAGGTCGGCAAGCGATACGTCGCATCCTTCCAGATCGCCTGCGGTGATGTAAGTTGGCGTCCCTATGCTTCtgtctcatctcatctcttTGGACCATCCTCGATTCTGACAACATGTTTCTCCTTAGTGCTTCTTCTGCAAGCAGAAGCTGTCGTCCCAGTGCGAGCGGACCAACTCCAACACGATGGAAAAGTCCATGTACGGCTCGCAGACGGCCGGCATGTTCGGCTACTCCCACTTCACCGGCGGcttcgccggcggccaggccgagTACGTCCGCGTGCCCATCGGCGACGTGAACCTGCTCGAGATCCCGGACGGCGTGCCCGACGAGAAGGCACTGTTCCTGTccgacgtcctcgccaccTCGTGGaacgccgtcaaggacaCGGCCGTCTACGAGGGCGACCAGGTCGCCATCTGGGGCGCGGGCCCCATCGGCCAGATGGCCGGCGCCTTCGCCATCGACCAGGGCGCGTCCAAGGTCATCTTCGTCGACACCGAGGCGCGCCTGTCGttcgtcaagtcgcggtggcCCGCCCAGCACGCCGGCAAGCTCGAGCTGATCGACTACTCGAAGCTCTCGCACGGCGTCACCAACAAGGAGACGGTCGTGTCGAGGCTCAAAGAGCTctgcggcggccgcggcccggacgccgccatcgagtgcgccgccggcgagtaCCCCAAGGGCTGGCTGCACGCGGCCGAgatcgccgtcggcgccgagacggACACGAGCGAGATCGTCAACGAGATGATCGAGGGCGTGCGCAACTTTGGCCGCTGCGGCATCACGGGCGTCTACGTCGGCTACACGAACCACTTCAACATCGGCTCGCTGATGGAGCGCGGCGTGCGCCTCATCGGCAACGGCCAGGCGCCCGTCCACCTGTACTGGGAGGACCTGCTGCGCAAGATCCAGGAGGACAAGATCGACGTCTACCAGATGCTGTCGCACCGCATCCGCCTGGACGACCTGGACAAGGTCTACTACAAGTTCGAGAAGCACGAGGACGGCATCCAGAAGATCTTTGTCGAGACCAAGTTCTCCTTCCCGCGGGCCGAGGGCACGCCGGAGGTGACGACGTACTAAGGGGGATGGGATGTATAAGCTTTGGATTCGACGATAATGAGACATGACGATTGTGCGTTGTATAAATAATCTTGTACACGAATAGCTTCCCTCCACAAGGGGGGAGGCTCGACAATTTGGGAAGAAGTATATCCAGAAGTGTTTGATGAGATCTAAACCAGATAGTATCCAACACAGTTACAGCGTTTATTCGTATCAGTTGTAAGAATAAAGAACCAAGAAAGAGAGGGTCACATCACCACCTTACAATATTCCATGTTACATTTTGTGTCTGCGAACATTCTGAAATCTGCAGTGACCACACTTTTTTCTTGAGCAAAGTATCAGTCACAAACCTCATATTAAATCCGTCAAATATAACACATCATGTTAAATCAGCCAACTATACAACATCTGTAACTCGTAGACATAGCACCACCCTCACACCCTGCACAGCGGCCCGTCCGGCCTCTCGACaaaggcctcggcgccgacgcaCGTCGGGCAGTAAAAGACGCCGAAGGGGTCgtacttcttcttggccgccagGTGGCGCGCGTAGTTGGCGCCGTAAAAGGTCTCGATGTAGTCCGGGTCGTGGCGGTCGCCCTCGTTCATGTAGCCGCCCGTCGCGGGCGCGAGCcgcttggcggcggcgcccttgacgaAGGTGACGTCGTCCTGGACGGCCTGGCGCAGCGCGCGGCCGGCCGTCCGGGGAATGCCGCGGCCCGTGATGAGCGCGTACGACGAGCGGCGCCAGGCCGGGTGCAGGCCGGAcgtctcgt
This genomic interval carries:
- a CDS encoding Alcohol dehydrogenase GroES-like domain-containing protein, with protein sequence MATQAAYAAEQVIGHQDDAVTAQDVTNYSGDKGGSNELMKALVWQGKNKVEIVTVPRPKILEENDVILKVTGSTLCGSDLHLLHGSVVQMNKGDILGHEFCGVVDEVGSNVKKVKVGKRYVASFQIACGDCFFCKQKLSSQCERTNSNTMEKSMYGSQTAGMFGYSHFTGGFAGGQAEYVRVPIGDVNLLEIPDGVPDEKALFLSDVLATSWNAVKDTAVYEGDQVAIWGAGPIGQMAGAFAIDQGASKVIFVDTEARLSFVKSRWPAQHAGKLELIDYSKLSHGVTNKETVVSRLKELCGGRGPDAAIECAAGEYPKGWLHAAEIAVGAETDTSEIVNEMIEGVRNFGRCGITGVYVGYTNHFNIGSLMERGVRLIGNGQAPVHLYWEDLLRKIQEDKIDVYQMLSHRIRLDDLDKVYYKFEKHEDGIQKIFVETKFSFPRAEGTPEVTTY